A stretch of Sulfuricaulis sp. DNA encodes these proteins:
- a CDS encoding ATP-grasp domain-containing protein, which translates to MKKLRVMMVVHYTLVPPEDLKDKDDPRMEKFRTEYDVKNALITLGHEVQIVGVYDDLMPIRKMNEEFKPHIAFNLLEDFAGNSAFDYYVVSYFEMMRIPYTGCNPRGLLLARDKALTKMVLTYHRISVPDFYVFRLGRKISRRRKFVFPLIVKSLTEEGSVGIAQASYVENEDQLRERVALIHDKLHGDAIAEQYIDGRELYVTVLGNSKLEVLPIRELVFDNVEPGTPKMATYAVKWDDKYRERWGIVYQFARTLPNGMEGRIQHLCKRVYHLLDMNGYGRIDLRVTADGELYVLEANPNPGIARDEDCTHSAIKSGLSYEDFIQRILHLGITTRSIE; encoded by the coding sequence ATGAAAAAGCTGCGTGTCATGATGGTGGTGCACTACACGCTGGTGCCGCCGGAAGACTTGAAGGACAAAGATGATCCGCGCATGGAGAAATTCCGCACCGAGTATGACGTCAAGAACGCGTTGATCACCCTTGGCCATGAAGTCCAGATCGTGGGCGTTTACGATGATCTCATGCCGATCCGCAAGATGAATGAGGAATTCAAGCCCCACATTGCATTCAATCTTCTGGAGGACTTCGCCGGCAACAGCGCCTTCGATTACTACGTCGTCAGCTATTTCGAGATGATGCGCATCCCCTACACCGGCTGCAATCCGCGCGGCCTGCTGCTGGCGCGCGACAAGGCGCTAACCAAGATGGTTCTCACTTACCATCGCATCAGCGTTCCGGACTTTTATGTATTCCGGCTCGGTCGCAAAATCAGCCGGCGGCGAAAATTCGTCTTTCCCCTGATCGTCAAGTCATTGACCGAGGAAGGCTCGGTCGGCATTGCTCAGGCCTCTTACGTAGAGAACGAGGACCAGCTGCGCGAACGCGTGGCGCTGATCCACGACAAGCTGCATGGCGACGCGATCGCCGAGCAGTACATCGACGGGCGCGAGCTGTATGTCACGGTTCTCGGCAACAGCAAGCTTGAGGTCCTGCCCATCCGTGAGCTGGTATTCGACAACGTCGAGCCGGGAACACCGAAGATGGCAACCTACGCAGTTAAATGGGACGACAAGTACCGCGAACGCTGGGGTATCGTTTACCAGTTTGCGCGCACTCTGCCGAATGGCATGGAAGGGCGCATCCAGCACCTGTGCAAACGCGTTTACCACCTGCTCGACATGAACGGCTACGGCCGCATCGACCTGCGCGTAACGGCGGACGGCGAGCTTTACGTGCTGGAAGCGAACCCCAACCCCGGGATCGCACGTGACGAGGACTGCACCCATTCCGCCATCAAGTCCGGATTGAGCTATGAGGACTTCATTCAGCGTATTCTCCATCTGGGAATAACCACCCGGTCCATCGAGTAA
- the aroC gene encoding chorismate synthase — protein sequence MSGNTIGKLFTVTTAGESHGPAYVAIIDGCPPGMALSEADIQPDLDRRKPGQSRHTTQRRESDEVKILSGVFEGKTTGTPIGLMIQNTDQRPQDYSKIMDRFRPGHADYTYMQKYGLRDYRGGGRSSARETAMRVAAGAVAKKYLHELYGVVIRGYLAQLGPIKPELKDWNEVENNDFFCPDASKVAELEAYMDALRKEGNSIGARINIVASHMPVGLGEPIFGRLDADIAYAMMGINAVKGVEIGAGFHCVEQKGTEHRDEITPKGFLSNHAGGTLGGISSGQDIVVSIALKPTSSIRLPGKTVNVKGEAVEVATTGRHDPCVGIRATPIAEAMLAIVLMDHALRHRAQNPDVRSPTPVIPGNV from the coding sequence ATGTCCGGAAATACCATTGGCAAGCTCTTCACCGTCACCACCGCGGGTGAATCCCACGGTCCGGCGTATGTGGCGATTATTGATGGGTGCCCGCCCGGCATGGCGCTCAGCGAGGCCGATATCCAGCCCGACCTCGACCGGCGCAAGCCCGGCCAGTCGCGCCACACCACGCAACGGCGCGAGTCGGACGAGGTAAAAATTCTTTCAGGCGTGTTCGAAGGCAAGACTACCGGCACGCCGATCGGCCTGATGATCCAGAACACCGACCAGCGCCCGCAGGATTATTCCAAGATCATGGACCGGTTTCGTCCGGGCCACGCCGATTACACCTACATGCAGAAGTACGGCCTGCGCGATTACCGCGGCGGCGGACGTTCATCCGCGCGCGAAACCGCGATGCGCGTGGCGGCCGGGGCCGTTGCCAAAAAATATCTACATGAACTTTATGGCGTGGTTATTCGCGGCTATCTCGCGCAACTGGGCCCGATTAAACCTGAACTCAAGGATTGGAACGAAGTCGAGAACAATGACTTCTTTTGTCCGGATGCCTCCAAGGTGGCGGAACTGGAGGCCTACATGGATGCATTGCGCAAGGAAGGCAACTCCATCGGCGCGCGCATCAATATAGTTGCCAGCCACATGCCGGTGGGTCTCGGCGAACCGATATTCGGGCGGCTGGACGCTGACATCGCCTACGCCATGATGGGTATCAACGCGGTCAAGGGTGTCGAGATCGGCGCAGGATTTCACTGTGTCGAGCAGAAGGGTACCGAGCACCGCGATGAAATCACGCCCAAGGGTTTTCTTTCCAATCACGCCGGCGGCACGCTCGGTGGTATTTCCTCCGGGCAGGATATCGTCGTGAGCATCGCCCTCAAGCCGACATCCAGCATCCGCCTGCCGGGGAAAACCGTGAATGTGAAGGGCGAGGCCGTTGAAGTCGCCACCACCGGGCGTCACGATCCCTGTGTCGGTATCCGCGCTACGCCGATTGCCGAGGCCATGCTGGCCATCGTGCTGATGGACCACGCACTGCGCCACCGCGCGCAGAACCCCGATGTCAGAAGTCCCACGCCGGTGATACCCGGCAACGTCTGA
- a CDS encoding MipA/OmpV family protein, producing MRQILISLIAFCLLASTARAGDLPRWELGLGLAGLSIPDYRGSDEQRGYLLPLPYVQYRGEMFQIDREGAHGKLFASEHVRLELSVNAGPPARSDHSEARRGMPDIDPTVEVGPSLEIYLSHDRAWSIRLPWRAVAATDLSRVDGIGWVFAPNLNYEARRLDGWGFGAAVGPLYASEKYHDYYYEVLPIHDTVTRPAYDASGGYSGSRMTFTASRRFPDFWVGAFARYDYLSGAAFEDSPLVKKKSSFMAGVGVVWVLAEAKK from the coding sequence ATGCGCCAAATACTAATTTCTTTAATCGCGTTCTGCCTGCTCGCGTCCACCGCGCGCGCCGGAGACTTGCCGCGTTGGGAGCTGGGGCTGGGCCTGGCCGGTTTGAGCATCCCCGACTACCGCGGCTCCGATGAACAACGCGGCTATCTTCTGCCCTTGCCCTACGTCCAGTATCGGGGCGAGATGTTTCAGATCGACCGCGAGGGTGCGCATGGCAAGCTGTTTGCCTCGGAGCACGTTCGGCTCGAGCTGAGCGTCAATGCCGGGCCGCCGGCCCGCAGCGATCACAGCGAGGCCCGCCGCGGCATGCCGGACATCGATCCGACCGTGGAGGTCGGCCCTTCGCTGGAGATTTATTTGTCGCATGACCGTGCCTGGTCAATCCGGCTGCCATGGCGCGCCGTGGCGGCGACCGATCTTTCGCGCGTGGATGGCATCGGCTGGGTGTTCGCGCCCAATCTGAATTACGAGGCACGCCGCCTCGACGGTTGGGGCTTCGGGGCGGCGGTCGGGCCGTTATACGCCTCGGAGAAATATCACGACTACTATTACGAAGTTTTGCCGATCCATGACACGGTCACACGCCCCGCCTACGATGCATCGGGCGGTTACAGCGGCAGTCGGATGACGTTCACCGCGAGCCGGCGCTTCCCGGATTTCTGGGTCGGGGCGTTCGCACGTTATGATTATCTTTCCGGCGCGGCCTTCGAGGACAGCCCGCTGGTAAAGAAAAAATCCTCATTCATGGCAGGAGTGGGCGTCGTCTGGGTGTTGGCGGAGGCTAAAAAATAA
- a CDS encoding TraB/GumN family protein, with the protein MSSTADFRFFFRFLLAVLFALPSWTGAEAAASAAKSSVSAVSDPASRFTRGLLWKIESPGATASYLFGTIHSDDARVIALPEAVTRSLDTSSRFVMEAIIDGEALVRMAEVMFFNDGRTLEQVVGKKLHMESMKALTARGVPTLGIEKQKPWAVMMTLSMPPPKTGEYLDLVLQARATEQNKPVSGLETIAEQLAVFDGLPLLDQVALLQDTVNTQTELEKEFEALHKAYLARNLGDITAITEKNKPGDERLYEEVMDRLLAKRNRRMVERMVPILKQGGAFMAVGAAHLPGETGLLYRLEKAGYRVTVVY; encoded by the coding sequence GTGTCGTCCACAGCTGATTTCCGTTTTTTTTTCAGATTCCTCCTTGCCGTCCTTTTTGCCCTACCATCCTGGACGGGCGCGGAGGCGGCGGCTTCCGCGGCAAAAAGCAGCGTCAGCGCCGTTTCCGATCCTGCTTCACGCTTCACCAGGGGCCTGCTATGGAAAATCGAATCGCCGGGCGCCACGGCAAGTTATCTGTTCGGCACGATTCACTCCGACGATGCGCGCGTCATCGCCCTGCCGGAGGCCGTGACACGTTCGCTGGATACCTCCAGCCGCTTCGTCATGGAGGCCATTATCGATGGCGAAGCCCTGGTGCGCATGGCCGAGGTCATGTTCTTCAACGATGGGCGAACGTTGGAACAGGTTGTCGGCAAAAAACTCCACATGGAATCCATGAAGGCATTGACCGCGCGCGGCGTCCCGACGCTGGGCATTGAGAAGCAAAAACCCTGGGCGGTCATGATGACGTTGTCCATGCCGCCGCCCAAGACCGGCGAATATCTCGATCTCGTGCTGCAAGCGCGCGCGACGGAACAAAACAAACCCGTGTCCGGGCTGGAAACCATCGCCGAGCAATTGGCGGTATTCGACGGCCTGCCACTGCTCGATCAGGTGGCGCTGCTGCAGGATACCGTGAATACACAGACCGAACTTGAGAAGGAGTTCGAGGCGCTGCACAAGGCATACCTCGCGCGCAACCTCGGCGACATCACGGCCATCACGGAGAAAAATAAACCGGGCGATGAGCGGCTCTATGAAGAGGTCATGGACCGGTTACTGGCGAAACGCAATCGGCGCATGGTCGAACGCATGGTGCCGATTCTCAAACAGGGTGGCGCCTTCATGGCCGTGGGCGCGGCGCACCTGCCGGGCGAAACCGGTCTGTTGTACCGGCTTGAGAAAGCCGGCTATCGTGTTACCGTGGTCTATTGA
- a CDS encoding putative zinc-binding metallopeptidase, translating into MGLTLNGSKIQKEVRQLWHDLANRGFAFRPHFWLSDCWFCPDGVPGIAIPFFLVHPRLMRLEKAHMLEFDGNTLESRMKLLRHETAHALANAYRLHLKQSWRRRFGRNSKAYPESYMPRPYSRNYVLHLDNWYAQSHPAEDWAETFAVWLDPGSRWREKYRDWPAIKKLNYVDELMKEIVGRTPPVRSKKQVDSINTQRITLREYFAEKQTRLQLDLPCFHEQQLRQIFPASVSHQNERAAHFVRKMRREAITSVARWTSESRYRINLTIEDMIHRCEEMNLHASRDKEETKTALIASLVMLYMGSLRSGMSRLAI; encoded by the coding sequence TTGGGGCTCACGCTGAACGGCAGCAAGATCCAGAAAGAGGTTAGACAGCTGTGGCACGATCTCGCCAATCGCGGCTTCGCGTTCCGCCCGCATTTCTGGCTGTCAGACTGCTGGTTCTGCCCGGACGGCGTACCCGGAATTGCCATCCCGTTTTTCCTCGTACACCCGCGGCTCATGCGCCTGGAAAAAGCGCACATGCTCGAATTCGACGGCAACACCCTGGAGTCACGCATGAAGTTGCTGCGGCACGAAACCGCGCACGCGCTGGCCAACGCTTACCGCCTGCACCTGAAACAGAGCTGGCGCCGCCGCTTTGGACGCAACAGCAAGGCCTATCCCGAAAGCTACATGCCGCGGCCCTACAGCCGCAATTACGTGCTGCACCTCGACAACTGGTATGCGCAGAGTCACCCCGCTGAGGACTGGGCTGAGACTTTCGCCGTGTGGCTCGACCCGGGTTCGCGCTGGCGCGAGAAATACCGCGACTGGCCGGCGATCAAGAAACTCAATTACGTGGATGAGCTGATGAAGGAGATTGTCGGCCGCACCCCGCCGGTGCGCAGCAAGAAACAGGTCGATTCAATCAACACGCAGCGGATCACTCTGCGAGAATACTTCGCGGAGAAGCAGACACGCCTGCAACTGGACCTGCCCTGCTTCCATGAACAGCAGTTGCGGCAAATCTTCCCTGCTTCGGTGAGCCACCAGAACGAGCGGGCCGCACATTTCGTCCGGAAAATGCGCCGCGAAGCCATCACCAGCGTGGCCCGTTGGACCTCCGAATCCCGCTATCGCATCAACCTGACCATCGAAGACATGATCCACCGTTGTGAAGAAATGAATCTTCACGCCTCCCGCGACAAGGAAGAAACCAAGACCGCGCTCATCGCCTCGCTTGTGATGCTCTACATGGGCTCGCTGCGCAGCGGGATGTCGCGCCTCGCGATATGA